One segment of Eschrichtius robustus isolate mEscRob2 chromosome 3, mEscRob2.pri, whole genome shotgun sequence DNA contains the following:
- the LRRC8B gene encoding volume-regulated anion channel subunit LRRC8B, with translation MITLTELKCLADAQSSYHILKPWWDVFWYYITLIMLLVAVLAGALQLTQSRVLCCLPCKVEFDNHCAVPWDVLKASVNTSSDPGTPLPPPLRIQNDLHRQQYSYIDAVCYEKQLHWFAKFFPYLVLLHTLIFAACSNFWLNYPSTSSRLEHFVAILHKCFDSPWTTRALSETVAEQSVRPLTLSKSKVLLSPSGCSADVDCNKQSLPYPQPGLESAGIESPTSSVLDKKEGEQAKAIFEKVKRFRMHVEQKDIIYRVYLKQIIVKVILFVLIITYVPYFLTYITLEIDCSVDVQAFTGYKRYQCVYSLAEIFKVLASFYVILVILYGLTSSYSLWWMLRNSLKQYSFEALREKSNYSDIPDVKNDFAFILHLADQYDPLYSKRFSIFLSEVSENKLKQINLNNEWTVEKLKSKLVKNSQDKIELHLFMLNGLPDNVFELTEIEVLSLELIPEVKLPSAISQLVNLKELHVYHSSLVVDHPALAFLEENLKILRLKFTEMGKIPRWVFHLKNLKELYLSGCVLPEQVSTMQLEGFQDLKNLRTLYLKSSISRIPQVITDLLPSLQKLSLDNEGSKLVVLNNLKKMVNLKSLELISCDLERIPHSIFSLNNLHELNLKENNLKTVEEIISFQHLQNLSCLKLWHNNIAYIPAQIGALSNLEQLSLDHNNIENLPLQLFLCTKLHYLDLSCNHLTFIPEEIQYLSNLQYFAVTNNNIEMLPDGLFQCKKLQCLLLGKNSLMSLSPHVGELANLTHLELIGNYLETLPPELEGCQSLKRSCLIVEENLLNTLPPPVTERLQTCLDKC, from the exons ATGATTACACTAACAGAGCTAAAATGTTTAGCAGACGCCCAGTCGTCTTATCACATCCTAAAACCGTGGTGGGACGTCTTTTGGTATTACATCACCCTGATCATGCTGCTGGTGGCCGTGCTGGCTGGAGCCCTCCAGCTCACACAGAGCAGGGTTCTGTGCTGTCTTCCGTGTAAGGTGGAATTCGACAATCACTGCGCCGTGCCTTGGGACGTCCTGAAAGCCAGCGTGAACACGTCCTCCGATCCCGGGACGCCGCTTCCGCCCCCCCTCAGAATCCAGAACGACCTCCACCGACAGCAGTACTCCTACATCGACGCCGTGTGTTATGAGAAGCAGCTCCACTGGTTCGCAAAGTTCTTTCCCTACCTGGTGCTCTTGCACACGCTCATCTTTGCAGCCTGCAGCAACTTTTGGCTGAACTACCCCAGTACCAGTTCCAGGCTCGAGCATTTTGTGGCCATCCTTCACAAGTGCTTCGATTCTCCGTGGACCACCCGTGCCCTGTCAGAGACGGTAGCTGAGCAGTCAGTGAGGCCCCTGACGCTCTCCAAGTCCAAGGTTTTGCTTTCTCCCTCAGGGTGCTCAGCTGATGTTGATTGCAACAAGCAGTCATTGCCCTACCCGCAGCCTGGCTTAGAGTCAGCTGGCATAGAAAGCCCAACTTCTAGCGTCCTGGACAAGAAGGAGGGCGAACAGGCCAAAGCCATCTTTGAAAAAGTGAAGAGGTTCCGCATGCACGTGGAACAGAAGGATATCATTTATAGAGTGTATCTGAAGCAGATAATAGTCAAAGTCATTTTGTTTGTCCTCATCATAACTTACGTTCCGTATTTTTTAACCTACATTACTCTTGAAATTGACTGTTCAGTGGATGTGCAGGCTTTCACTGGATATAAGCGCTACCAGTGCGTCTACTCCTTGGCAGAAATATTTAAGGTCCTGGCTTCATTTTATGTCATCTTGGTTATACTCTATGGTCTTACCTCCTCCTACAGCTTGTGGTGGATGCTGCGGAATTCTCTGAAGCAATATTCTTTTGAGGCGCTGAGAGAAAAAAGCAACTACAGCGACATCCCGGATGTCAAGAATGACTTCGCCTTCATTCTCCATCTGGCGGATCAGTATGATCCCCTTTACTCCAAACGCTTCTCCATATTCCTGTCGGAGGTCAGCGAGAACAAACTGAAACAGATCAACCTCAACAACGAATGGACGGTCGAGAAACTGAAAAGTAAGCTTGTGAAAAATTCCCAGGACAAGATAGAACTGCATCTTTTCATGCTAAACGGTCTTCCAGACAATGTCTTTGAGCTGACAGAAATTGAAGTGCTAAGCCTGGAGCTGATCCCTGAGGTCAAGCTGCCTTCTGCAATCTCGCAGCTGGTCAACCTCAAGGAGCTCCACGTGTACCATTCGTCCCTGGTGGTCGACCATCCTGCCCTGGCCTTTCTAGAGGAGAATTTAAAAATCCTCCGCCTGAAATTTACTGAAATGGGGAAAATTCCACGCTGGGTATTTCACCTGAAGAATCTCAAGGAACTTTACCTGTCAGGCTGTGTTCTACCTGAGCAGGTGAGTACCATGCAGTTGGAGGGCTTTCAGGACTTGAAAAACCTGAGGACCCTCTACTTGAAGAGCAGCATCTCCCGGATCCCACAAGTCATTACAGACCTCCTGCCTTCGCTgcagaagttgtccctggataacGAGGGGAGCAAGCTGGTTGTATTGAACAACTTGAAAAAGATGGTCAATCTGAAAAGCCTGGAGCTGATCAGCTGCGACCTGGAACGCATTCCGCACTCCATTTTCAGTCTGAACAATTTGCATGAGTTAAACCTCAAAGAAAATAACCTTAAAACTGTGGAAGAGATCATTAGCTTTCAGCATCTCCAGAATCTTTCCTGCTTAAAGTTGTGGCACAATAACATCGCTTATATTCCGGCCCAGATTGGGGCATTATCTAATCTAGAGCAGCTCTCTTTGGACCATAATAACATTGAGAATCTGCCCCTGCAGCTTTTCCTATGCACCAAACTACATTATTTGGATCTAAGCTGTAACCACCTGACCTTCATTCCAGAAGAAATCCAGTATCTGAGTAATTTGCAGTACTTTGCTGTGACCAACAACAAC atTGAGATGCTACCAGATGGGCTGTTTCAGTGCAAAAAGCTGCAGTGTTTACTTTTGGGGAAAAATAGCCTGATGAGCTTGTCCCCTCACGTGGGTGAGCTGGCGAACCTTACTCACCTGGAGCTCATTGGTAATTACCTGGAAACACTTCCTCCTGAGCTGGAAGGATGTCAGTCCCTCAAACGGAGCTGTCTGATTGTCGAGGAGAATTTGCTCAATACTCTTCCTCCCCCTGTAACAGAACGTTTGCAGACATGCTTAGATAAATGTTGa